CAACGGCTACGAGCTGTGCGAGCGCATGAAGGCCGACCCGCAGCTGCGGGTCGTGCCGTTCCTGCTGCTGCGGGGGACGTTCGAGAGCTTCGACGAGGACCGGGCGCGCGCCTGCGGGGCCGACGGGATCATCACCAAGCCGTTCGAGGCGCAGGAGATGGTGAGCACGGCGAAGGAGCTGATCGGCCGGGGCGCAACTGCGGCAGCGACGGCCGCCGCCGCGGAGACGTCGCTG
The sequence above is a segment of the bacterium genome. Coding sequences within it:
- a CDS encoding response regulator encodes the protein MELTFSDEDFQITSVGDGAQALDRARAERPDLVISDVGMPGLNGYELCERMKADPQLRVVPFLLLRGTFESFDEDRARACGADGIITKPFEAQEMVSTAKELIGRGATAAATAAAAETSL